The following are encoded together in the Erwinia sp. E602 genome:
- a CDS encoding lysoplasmalogenase: MIWSFLAVLFSGWLYVDATYRGPQWQRWVFKPVTLLLLLGLAWQAPMLQTTDYLILLGLLATLAGDALTLLPQKRMLYAIGAFFLSHLLYTLYLASQMTLTLFWPLPLALLIVGGLTIATVWSRLEDLRWPIATFLGITLLMSWLASELYLFRPTDNAFTLMAGALLLLLSNIIWLISHYRRRFSADSAIVAASYFAGHFLIVRSLWL; this comes from the coding sequence ATGATCTGGTCCTTCCTCGCCGTACTGTTCTCCGGCTGGCTGTACGTTGATGCCACCTACCGTGGCCCGCAGTGGCAGCGCTGGGTGTTTAAACCGGTTACGCTGCTGTTGCTGCTCGGCCTGGCCTGGCAGGCGCCGATGCTGCAAACCACCGACTATCTGATCCTGCTCGGCCTGCTGGCCACCCTGGCCGGCGATGCGCTGACGCTGCTGCCGCAGAAGCGCATGCTCTATGCCATCGGAGCCTTTTTCCTCTCGCACCTGCTGTATACGCTGTACCTTGCCAGCCAGATGACGCTGACCCTGTTCTGGCCGCTGCCGCTGGCGCTGCTGATCGTCGGCGGCCTGACGATTGCCACGGTGTGGAGCCGTCTGGAGGATCTGCGCTGGCCGATAGCGACGTTTCTCGGCATCACCCTGCTGATGAGCTGGCTGGCCAGTGAGCTGTACCTGTTCCGCCCGACCGACAACGCCTTTACGCTGATGGCCGGAGCACTGCTGCTGCTGCTGTCGAATATTATCTGGTTAATCAGCCACTACCGCCGCCGCTTTAGCGCCGACAGCGCGATCGTGGCCGCCAGTTACTTTGCCGGGCACTTCCTGATCGTGCGATCGCTTTGGCTGTAA
- a CDS encoding zinc/cadmium/mercury/lead-transporting ATPase gives MHTHSSCGCGHHHASKQHGCSSTPRPVIRKITPVATGDHGDTPCCAEATCSPGHDPDDEGDRRSGTARYSWQVSGMDCPACARKVETAVRQLPGVVQARVVFASEKLLVDAASDLQQAVEQAVDRAGFQLLRSGMQPAVRPAPGLWRENRSLIILALLMAASALIAHYAPGAGTVAYIVTTLFGVWPIARSALRLMRSGSPFSIETLMSVAAIGALFIGATAEAAMVLLLFMLGERLESFAAGRARRGVTALMALQPDDAVRLRDGQRESVPVSALRPGDVIEVAAGARLPADARLLSRTASFDESAMTGESLPVERLEGEKVAAGCLSIDRQVRLEVVSEPGHSAIDRILTLIEEAEERRAPIERFLDRFSRVYTPVIMALALLVAVVPPLLLAAEWQPWIYKGLTLLLIGCPCALVISTPAAITSALAAASRRGALIKGGAALENLGGVRTIAFDKTGTLTEGKPQLTAVVALAGWDENMLLATAAAIEQGSSHPLGKALVAAAADRQLSLPAASEQRARAGSGVEALVSGRLLSISAPSKLALLLAEPQRDEVARLENAGNTVVILHDATQTLGLFALRDTLRADARDALAELRALDIQGVMLTGDNPRAAAAIAAELGIDFRAGLLPEDKVAAVMALNQQRPVAMVGDGINDAPAMKAATIGIAMGGGSDVALETADAALTHNRLSGLPAMIRLSRATHANIRQNIALALGLKAIFLVTTLLGFTGLWLAVLADSGATALVTANALRLLRKK, from the coding sequence ATGCACACACACTCTTCTTGTGGCTGTGGTCATCACCACGCCAGCAAACAGCACGGATGCAGCAGCACCCCGCGTCCCGTTATCCGCAAAATCACCCCCGTTGCCACCGGCGACCACGGCGATACGCCCTGTTGTGCCGAAGCGACCTGCAGCCCGGGGCACGATCCCGACGATGAGGGCGACAGGCGCAGCGGCACCGCACGCTACAGCTGGCAGGTAAGCGGCATGGACTGCCCGGCCTGCGCCCGTAAAGTAGAAACCGCCGTTCGCCAGCTGCCCGGCGTGGTCCAGGCCCGCGTGGTGTTTGCCAGTGAAAAACTGCTGGTGGATGCCGCCAGCGATCTGCAGCAGGCGGTGGAACAGGCGGTAGATCGCGCCGGTTTTCAGCTGTTGCGCAGCGGCATGCAGCCCGCCGTCCGGCCCGCTCCCGGCCTGTGGCGTGAAAACCGCAGCCTGATTATCCTCGCGCTGCTGATGGCGGCCAGCGCACTCATCGCGCACTACGCTCCCGGCGCGGGAACCGTGGCGTATATCGTCACCACCCTGTTCGGCGTCTGGCCGATTGCCCGCAGCGCGCTGCGGCTGATGCGCAGCGGATCGCCGTTCAGCATTGAAACCCTGATGAGCGTGGCCGCCATCGGCGCGCTGTTTATCGGTGCGACCGCCGAAGCGGCGATGGTACTGCTGCTGTTTATGCTCGGCGAACGGCTGGAGTCCTTCGCCGCCGGCCGCGCGCGCAGGGGAGTCACCGCGCTGATGGCGCTGCAGCCGGACGACGCGGTGCGTCTGCGCGACGGCCAGCGCGAAAGCGTACCGGTCAGCGCGCTGCGCCCGGGGGATGTGATTGAGGTCGCCGCCGGCGCACGGCTGCCGGCCGACGCGCGGCTGCTGAGCCGTACGGCCAGCTTTGATGAGAGTGCGATGACCGGCGAGTCCCTGCCGGTAGAACGCCTTGAGGGTGAAAAGGTGGCCGCCGGCTGCCTGAGCATCGACCGTCAGGTCCGGCTGGAGGTGGTCTCCGAGCCGGGCCATAGCGCCATTGACCGTATTCTTACGCTAATCGAAGAAGCCGAAGAGCGGCGGGCACCGATCGAACGCTTTCTCGATCGCTTCAGCCGGGTGTATACGCCGGTGATTATGGCGCTGGCGCTGCTGGTGGCCGTGGTGCCGCCGCTGCTGCTGGCCGCCGAATGGCAGCCCTGGATCTATAAGGGTCTGACGCTGCTGCTGATTGGTTGCCCGTGCGCGCTGGTGATCTCCACCCCGGCGGCAATCACCTCGGCGCTGGCCGCCGCCAGCCGCCGCGGCGCGCTGATCAAGGGCGGCGCGGCGCTGGAAAACCTCGGCGGCGTGCGTACTATCGCCTTTGATAAAACCGGCACGCTGACCGAAGGTAAACCGCAGCTGACCGCCGTGGTCGCGCTGGCCGGCTGGGATGAAAATATGCTGCTGGCCACCGCCGCCGCCATTGAACAGGGCTCGTCGCACCCGCTGGGCAAAGCGCTGGTCGCCGCCGCCGCCGATCGCCAGCTCAGCCTGCCGGCGGCCAGTGAACAGCGCGCACGGGCCGGCAGCGGCGTCGAGGCGCTGGTAAGCGGCCGCTTACTTTCGATCAGCGCACCGTCGAAACTGGCACTGCTGCTGGCGGAGCCGCAGCGTGATGAGGTCGCAAGGCTGGAAAATGCCGGCAATACCGTGGTGATCCTGCACGATGCCACGCAGACGCTGGGGCTGTTTGCCCTGCGCGATACGCTGCGGGCCGATGCGCGTGACGCACTGGCCGAGCTGCGGGCGCTGGATATTCAGGGCGTGATGCTGACCGGTGACAACCCGCGGGCGGCGGCGGCGATTGCCGCCGAACTCGGCATCGACTTCCGCGCCGGCCTGCTGCCGGAGGATAAAGTCGCGGCGGTGATGGCGCTGAACCAGCAGCGGCCGGTGGCGATGGTCGGCGACGGCATCAACGATGCACCGGCGATGAAAGCCGCCACCATCGGTATCGCAATGGGCGGCGGCAGCGACGTGGCGCTGGAAACCGCCGATGCGGCGCTGACCCACAATCGCTTAAGTGGTCTGCCGGCGATGATCCGGCTGTCGCGCGCCACCCACGCCAATATTCGCCAGAACATCGCGCTGGCGCTGGGGCTGAAGGCGATCTTCCTGGTCACCACGCTGCTCGGTTTTACCGGGCTGTGGCTGGCGGTGCTGGCGGATTCGGGGGCAACGGCGTTAGTGACCGCTAATGCGCTGCGGTTGCTGAGAAAGAAATAA
- a CDS encoding alpha/beta hydrolase: protein MQQRYHGMTRAQMNDAYNLTRYIPDSAALLDDFQQRSDRVYEQFPCQRNIQYAPAERTTLDYFPSLKKHAPTVIFIHGGFWQSTCKELFAFISDALLPHYQVILAEYTLAPEASMTQIICELSTMLNYLQNNHDTFRLLPGKVCLAGHSAGGHLTAMLRSHPLISHAMCLSGVIDLTPISLCKLNDNLQLTPGEIQLFSPANNITCGVPTAVHVGDEERSEMLNHSDRYADLLEKVGNITRYTRLEGCDHFTLLNEFSPRGKLTQSMHQLFCE, encoded by the coding sequence ATGCAACAGCGATACCACGGTATGACCCGCGCTCAGATGAACGATGCTTATAATCTTACCCGCTATATCCCTGATTCCGCAGCACTCCTGGATGACTTCCAGCAGCGCAGCGATCGGGTTTATGAGCAGTTCCCCTGTCAGCGCAATATCCAGTATGCACCCGCTGAACGCACCACGCTGGATTACTTCCCCTCCTTAAAGAAACACGCCCCGACCGTTATCTTTATTCACGGTGGCTTCTGGCAGAGCACCTGCAAAGAGCTGTTCGCCTTTATCAGCGACGCACTGCTGCCACACTACCAGGTGATTCTGGCGGAATATACGCTGGCTCCGGAGGCCAGCATGACGCAGATTATCTGCGAGCTCAGCACGATGCTGAACTACCTGCAAAACAACCACGACACCTTCAGGCTGCTGCCGGGTAAAGTCTGCCTGGCAGGCCACTCGGCAGGCGGTCACCTGACCGCAATGCTGCGCAGCCACCCGCTGATTTCCCATGCGATGTGCCTGAGCGGCGTTATCGATCTGACCCCCATCAGCCTGTGTAAGCTCAACGATAACCTGCAGCTCACACCTGGCGAAATACAGCTGTTCAGCCCGGCCAACAACATCACCTGCGGTGTTCCCACCGCCGTACACGTCGGCGACGAGGAGCGCAGTGAGATGCTCAACCACAGCGACCGCTATGCCGACCTGTTAGAAAAGGTGGGGAACATCACCCGCTACACAAGGCTGGAGGGGTGCGATCACTTTACGCTGCTGAACGAGTTTTCGCCGCGGGGCAAACTGACGCAGTCAATGCACCAGCTGTTTTGCGAATAA
- the rsmD gene encoding 16S rRNA (guanine(966)-N(2))-methyltransferase has protein sequence MTKKPRSASAGQIRIIGGQWRGRKLPVPDSAGLRPTTDRVRETLFNWLAADIQQARCLDCFAGSGALGLEALSRHAASATLLELERPVAQQLEKNLATLGSRSGRVVNTNTLQFLAQQGEAHQLVFIDPPFRKGLLEQTVTLLENNGWLSDDALIYVECEVEGGVPPVPVNWHLHREKIAGQVAYRLYVRRSQQGESNHAD, from the coding sequence ATGACTAAAAAACCCCGCAGTGCATCAGCCGGGCAAATTCGCATCATCGGCGGCCAGTGGCGCGGCCGTAAGCTGCCGGTGCCTGACAGCGCTGGCCTGCGCCCGACCACCGATCGGGTGCGTGAAACCCTGTTTAACTGGCTGGCGGCCGATATTCAGCAGGCCAGATGCCTCGACTGCTTCGCCGGCAGCGGCGCGCTGGGCCTGGAAGCGCTGTCGCGCCACGCGGCCAGTGCTACCCTGCTGGAGCTGGAGCGCCCGGTGGCGCAGCAGCTGGAAAAAAACCTCGCCACGCTGGGCAGCCGCAGCGGTCGGGTAGTGAATACCAATACCCTGCAGTTCCTCGCGCAACAGGGCGAGGCGCACCAGCTGGTGTTTATCGACCCGCCGTTTCGCAAGGGGCTGCTGGAGCAGACCGTAACGCTGCTGGAAAATAACGGCTGGCTGAGCGATGACGCTTTGATCTATGTTGAGTGTGAGGTGGAAGGCGGCGTGCCGCCGGTTCCGGTTAACTGGCACCTGCACCGGGAAAAAATTGCCGGCCAGGTCGCTTACCGGCTGTATGTTCGTCGCAGCCAACAAGGAGAGAGTAACCATGCTGATTAA
- a CDS encoding 7-cyano-7-deazaguanine/7-aminomethyl-7-deazaguanine transporter — MIAFTARQRTHALVWLSLFHLLVITSSNYLVQLPISIFGLHTTWGAFSFPFIFLATDLTVRIFGAPLARRIILAVMIPALFISYAISSLWYQGEWQGVQAFSEVNLFVARIACASFMAYALGQILDVQVFNRLRQNARWWIAPAAAMFLGNISDTLAFFFIAFYKSPDPFMATHWVEIALVDYSFKVLICLVFFLPAYGVLLNATLKRLADKSAGPQMNFG, encoded by the coding sequence ATGATTGCTTTTACCGCACGTCAGCGCACCCATGCGCTGGTCTGGCTGTCCCTGTTTCACCTGCTGGTGATCACCTCCAGTAACTACCTGGTCCAGCTGCCGATCTCGATCTTTGGTCTGCACACCACCTGGGGCGCATTCAGCTTCCCGTTTATCTTCCTGGCGACCGACCTCACCGTGCGTATCTTCGGCGCACCGCTGGCGCGGCGCATCATCCTTGCGGTGATGATCCCGGCGCTGTTTATCTCCTACGCCATCTCCAGCCTGTGGTATCAGGGCGAATGGCAAGGGGTGCAGGCGTTTTCGGAGGTAAACCTGTTTGTGGCTCGCATCGCCTGCGCCAGCTTTATGGCCTATGCGCTGGGGCAGATCCTCGACGTGCAGGTGTTTAACCGACTGCGGCAGAACGCGCGCTGGTGGATTGCGCCAGCGGCGGCAATGTTCCTCGGAAATATCAGCGACACGCTGGCGTTCTTCTTTATCGCCTTCTATAAAAGTCCCGATCCGTTTATGGCCACCCACTGGGTGGAGATCGCGCTGGTGGACTACAGCTTCAAAGTGCTGATCTGCCTGGTATTCTTCCTGCCTGCCTACGGGGTGCTGCTGAACGCCACCCTGAAGCGTTTAGCAGACAAATCCGCTGGCCCGCAGATGAATTTCGGATAA
- a CDS encoding DUF1145 family protein, producing the protein MLINAGRVLMIFVWAFLLLNLVQPFPKPLTYFVNVALFFMVIMHGLQLVLMRTTQPAGAAKLSGVMQLKVFFFGVFELLAWQKKHFPKQ; encoded by the coding sequence ATGCTGATTAACGCCGGCCGCGTGCTGATGATTTTTGTCTGGGCCTTTTTGCTGCTCAACCTGGTGCAGCCGTTCCCGAAACCGCTGACCTATTTTGTCAACGTGGCGCTGTTCTTTATGGTGATTATGCACGGCCTGCAGCTGGTGCTGATGCGTACCACCCAGCCAGCGGGCGCAGCGAAACTCAGCGGCGTGATGCAGCTGAAGGTGTTCTTCTTCGGCGTCTTTGAACTGCTGGCCTGGCAGAAGAAACACTTCCCGAAACAGTAA
- the tusA gene encoding sulfurtransferase TusA, with product MNDLFASPDQTLDTQGERCPIPVMMVRKTVRAMQAGETLLVVADDPATTRDIPGFCRFMEHILLAQQTDALPYRYLLKKGTA from the coding sequence ATGAACGACCTTTTCGCCAGTCCTGACCAGACCCTGGATACTCAGGGAGAGCGCTGCCCGATTCCGGTGATGATGGTGCGTAAAACCGTGCGCGCAATGCAGGCCGGTGAAACGCTGCTGGTGGTCGCCGACGATCCGGCCACCACTCGGGACATCCCCGGCTTCTGCCGCTTTATGGAACATATCCTGCTGGCACAGCAGACCGACGCGCTGCCGTACCGCTATCTGCTGAAGAAGGGAACGGCCTGA
- a CDS encoding DcrB family lipoprotein, protein MRNLLKYAGIALLVTGLAACDNNSDKNQTADHSAHASQADQTVTLLGGKLNFTLPPGMADKSDKLSTQDSNRHVWADNSGQRAIIAFEGTDSDESLDAMASRLEEQQRSRDPQLQVVTSKAITVDGQTLHQLDTVISSNNQSAWSSIVLGKIDGKLLTLQISLPAENQQQSQSEAESIINSIKLK, encoded by the coding sequence ATGCGTAACCTACTGAAATATGCCGGTATTGCCCTGCTGGTAACCGGCCTTGCCGCCTGCGATAACAACAGCGATAAAAACCAGACAGCCGATCACAGCGCCCATGCCAGCCAGGCTGACCAGACCGTCACCCTGCTGGGCGGTAAACTGAACTTTACCCTGCCACCGGGCATGGCCGATAAAAGCGATAAGCTGAGCACCCAGGACAGCAACCGCCACGTCTGGGCCGATAATTCGGGCCAGCGCGCGATTATCGCTTTTGAAGGCACGGACAGCGACGAGTCGCTGGATGCGATGGCCAGCCGTCTGGAAGAGCAGCAGCGCAGCCGCGATCCGCAGCTGCAGGTGGTGACCAGCAAAGCGATTACCGTTGATGGCCAGACGCTGCACCAGCTGGACACGGTGATCTCCAGCAACAACCAGTCAGCCTGGTCTTCAATTGTGCTGGGCAAAATTGACGGCAAGCTGCTGACCCTGCAGATCTCCCTGCCGGCCGAAAACCAGCAGCAGTCGCAGAGCGAAGCCGAAAGCATTATCAACAGCATCAAGCTGAAGTAA
- the iolE gene encoding myo-inosose-2 dehydratase: protein MNKDNVKLAIAPIGWTNDDMPELGAENTFQQIVSEMALAGFIGSEVGSKYPRDPAVLKPMLDIRGIQIVNAWFSTFFANGDKAKTIDEFINHRDFLHAMGAKVIGCSEQSLSIQGTTKAVLEEKPHFTDEQWRLTAEGYNELAKLAAEKGMTVGLHHHMGTAIQTTAEVDRFMALTNDDVYLLFDTGHAYYSEGSQQAMLDILTKYLPRINHVHLKDVRDEIVDQVRSQKLSFLDGVKKGTFTVPGDGVIDFRPVFKILDDFGYKGWMVVEAEQDPALANPFEYAVKARKYIRETAGL, encoded by the coding sequence ATGAACAAAGATAACGTCAAACTGGCTATTGCCCCTATCGGCTGGACCAACGATGATATGCCGGAGCTGGGTGCGGAAAATACCTTCCAGCAGATCGTCAGTGAAATGGCGCTGGCCGGTTTTATCGGCAGTGAAGTGGGTAGCAAATATCCGCGCGATCCGGCGGTACTGAAGCCGATGCTGGATATCCGTGGCATTCAGATCGTTAATGCCTGGTTCAGCACCTTCTTTGCCAACGGTGACAAAGCCAAAACCATCGATGAGTTCATCAACCACCGCGACTTCCTGCACGCGATGGGCGCGAAGGTGATCGGCTGCTCCGAGCAGAGCCTGAGCATTCAGGGCACCACCAAAGCGGTACTGGAGGAGAAACCCCACTTTACCGACGAGCAGTGGCGACTGACGGCAGAAGGTTACAACGAGCTGGCAAAACTGGCCGCAGAGAAGGGCATGACCGTTGGCCTGCATCACCATATGGGCACGGCGATCCAGACCACCGCAGAAGTCGACCGCTTTATGGCGCTGACCAACGATGACGTCTATCTGTTGTTTGATACCGGCCACGCTTACTACTCTGAAGGCAGCCAGCAGGCGATGCTGGATATCCTGACGAAGTACCTGCCGCGCATCAACCACGTGCACCTGAAAGACGTGCGTGATGAGATTGTCGACCAGGTCAGAAGCCAGAAGCTGTCGTTCCTCGACGGCGTGAAGAAAGGCACCTTCACCGTACCGGGCGACGGCGTGATCGACTTCAGACCGGTATTCAAAATCCTCGACGATTTCGGCTACAAAGGCTGGATGGTGGTGGAAGCGGAGCAGGACCCGGCGCTGGCTAACCCGTTTGAGTATGCGGTAAAAGCGCGTAAGTACATTCGCGAAACGGCCGGTCTGTAA
- a CDS encoding sugar phosphate isomerase/epimerase family protein — protein MKIAFDVDVIRDLGITKMVHQVADWGYKYIEQSPHPQINPFYKHPKASREIITEYKNALRETGLEISSYIVVYRWSGPDEARRQAAVRNWKRMIEIAVETGVQVINTELSGNPNEPEICEEMFYRSMEELLPIVEREGIRIEIQSHPWDFCENSNETADIVKSFRSDNVKYLYSAPHTFFYDKGKGDVQPMLEYAGADLSHVLIADTMNHTKHCRYIVNPPGVDATIHQHVAVGKGEVDFPTLFKTLREMKFAEQTFKVGGEPIIAAALFGYPEEMHVEAVATRELIERELLG, from the coding sequence ATGAAAATTGCCTTTGATGTGGATGTCATTCGAGATTTAGGCATCACTAAAATGGTTCACCAGGTGGCTGACTGGGGCTACAAGTATATTGAGCAGTCCCCGCATCCGCAGATCAACCCGTTCTATAAGCATCCTAAAGCCAGCCGCGAAATCATTACCGAGTACAAAAACGCGCTGCGCGAGACCGGGCTGGAAATCTCCTCGTATATCGTGGTGTATCGCTGGTCCGGTCCGGACGAAGCGCGCCGTCAGGCTGCCGTACGTAACTGGAAACGGATGATCGAAATCGCGGTGGAAACCGGCGTACAGGTTATCAATACCGAACTTTCCGGGAACCCGAATGAGCCGGAGATCTGTGAAGAGATGTTCTACCGTTCAATGGAAGAGCTGCTGCCGATCGTTGAACGTGAAGGCATCCGCATCGAAATCCAGTCCCACCCGTGGGATTTCTGCGAAAACAGCAATGAAACGGCCGATATCGTGAAGTCGTTCCGCAGTGATAACGTGAAGTACCTGTACAGCGCACCGCACACCTTCTTCTATGACAAAGGCAAGGGCGATGTGCAGCCGATGCTGGAGTATGCCGGTGCTGACCTGTCCCACGTGCTGATCGCGGACACCATGAACCACACCAAGCACTGCCGCTACATCGTGAACCCACCAGGAGTGGATGCCACGATTCACCAGCACGTGGCCGTGGGTAAAGGTGAGGTCGACTTCCCGACGCTGTTTAAGACCCTGCGTGAAATGAAGTTCGCTGAGCAGACCTTTAAGGTCGGTGGCGAACCGATTATTGCCGCTGCGCTGTTCGGTTACCCGGAAGAAATGCATGTTGAAGCAGTAGCCACGCGCGAACTGATCGAGCGCGAGCTGCTGGGATAA
- the ftsE gene encoding cell division ATP-binding protein FtsE: protein MIRFEEVSKAYLGGRQALQGVDFHLRPGEMAFLTGHSGAGKSTLLKLICGIERPSAGHIWFGGHDISRLKSREVPFLRRQIGMIFQDHHLLMDRSVYDNVAIPLIIAGASGEDIRRRVSAALDKVGLLDKAKSFPIQLSGGEQQRVGIARAVVNKPAVLLADEPTGNLDEALSEDILRLFEEFNRVGVTVLMATHDMGLIARRNYRLMTLSQGRLHGGYRGE from the coding sequence ATGATTCGCTTTGAAGAAGTCAGTAAGGCTTATCTCGGCGGTCGGCAAGCGCTGCAGGGGGTCGATTTTCATCTGCGTCCCGGCGAAATGGCGTTTCTGACCGGACACTCCGGGGCGGGGAAAAGTACCTTGCTGAAGCTGATTTGTGGCATTGAACGCCCGAGTGCCGGGCATATCTGGTTCGGCGGCCACGATATCAGCCGTCTGAAAAGCCGTGAAGTGCCGTTTCTGCGCCGGCAGATTGGCATGATCTTCCAGGATCATCATCTGCTGATGGATCGCTCGGTGTATGACAACGTCGCTATCCCGCTGATTATTGCCGGGGCCAGCGGCGAAGATATACGCCGCCGCGTTTCTGCCGCGCTGGATAAGGTCGGCCTGCTCGACAAAGCGAAGAGCTTCCCGATCCAGCTCTCCGGCGGTGAACAGCAGCGCGTGGGCATTGCCCGTGCGGTGGTCAACAAGCCGGCGGTGCTGCTGGCCGATGAACCGACCGGTAACCTCGATGAAGCGCTGTCAGAAGATATTCTGCGGTTGTTTGAAGAGTTTAACCGCGTTGGGGTGACGGTGCTGATGGCGACCCATGATATGGGGCTGATCGCCCGCCGCAACTATCGCCTGATGACGCTGAGCCAGGGACGACTGCACGGAGGTTATCGTGGTGAATAA
- the ftsY gene encoding signal recognition particle-docking protein FtsY, with product MAKNKKRGFFSWLGLGREDKTSQDEEQQALEQQAAERAAQEAADRAAAEQAAQAEAEEKVRAEAEAARAEAEKARAEAEAARVEAEEKARAEAEAARVEAEEKARAEAEAACVEAEEKARAEAEAARVEAEENARAAAEAARVEAEEKARAEAEAARVEAEEKARAEAEAARVEAEENARAVADAARTASEQQAAAHAEAALVAAEIEAATRTEAEAAARAEAEAAARAEAEAAARAETEAAARAEAEAAARAETEAAARAEAEASARAEAEAAARAEAEAAARAEAEAEAAARAEAEAAARAEAEAEAAARAEAEAAARAEAEAIAIAESEAEDAALLAEQEEAARLAAQAGQPRPTKEGFFARLKRSLVKTRQNLGSGFISLFRGKKIDDDLFEELEEQLLIADVGVETTRRIIGNLTQQASRGQLRDAEALYGLLKTEMAGILADVEAPLDITPNKPFVILMVGVNGVGKTTTIGKLARQFQAEGKSVMLAAGDTFRAAAVEQLQVWGQRNNIPVVAQHTGADSASVIFDAIQAAKARNVDVLIADTAGRLQNKAHLMEELKKITRVMKKLDEDAPHEVMLTIDASTGQNAISQTKLFHEAVGLTGITLTKLDGTAKGGVIFSVADQFNIPIRYIGVGEGIEDLRSFKADDFIEALFARED from the coding sequence ATGGCAAAGAATAAAAAACGTGGCTTTTTCTCCTGGCTTGGCCTTGGGCGTGAAGATAAGACGTCACAGGATGAAGAACAGCAGGCGTTAGAGCAGCAGGCCGCCGAACGTGCCGCGCAGGAAGCCGCCGACCGTGCCGCCGCAGAGCAGGCCGCACAGGCGGAAGCAGAAGAAAAAGTTCGCGCCGAAGCCGAGGCTGCGCGCGCAGAGGCCGAAAAAGCCCGTGCCGAGGCCGAAGCGGCCCGCGTTGAGGCAGAAGAGAAAGCCCGTGCGGAGGCCGAAGCGGCTCGTGTAGAGGCGGAAGAGAAAGCCCGTGCGGAGGCTGAAGCGGCCTGCGTTGAGGCAGAAGAGAAAGCCCGTGCGGAGGCCGAAGCGGCCCGCGTTGAGGCAGAAGAGAACGCCCGTGCGGCAGCTGAAGCGGCCCGCGTTGAGGCGGAAGAGAAAGCCCGTGCGGAGGCCGAAGCGGCCCGCGTTGAGGCAGAAGAGAAAGCCCGTGCGGAAGCTGAAGCGGCCCGCGTTGAGGCGGAAGAGAACGCCCGTGCGGTAGCTGACGCTGCCCGTACCGCATCAGAACAGCAGGCTGCTGCACATGCAGAAGCAGCTCTGGTAGCTGCTGAAATTGAAGCGGCGACTCGCACTGAAGCCGAAGCCGCTGCCCGCGCAGAGGCCGAAGCTGCTGCCCGTGCCGAAGCCGAAGCTGCTGCCCGTGCTGAGACAGAAGCCGCCGCCCGCGCAGAGGCCGAAGCTGCTGCCCGTGCTGAGACAGAAGCCGCTGCCCGTGCAGAGGCCGAAGCCTCCGCCCGCGCCGAAGCCGAAGCCGCTGCCCGTGCAGAGGCCGAAGCTGCTGCCCGCGCCGAAGCCGAAGCCGAAGCCGCTGCCCGCGCAGAGGCCGAAGCTGCTGCCCGCGCCGAAGCCGAAGCCGAAGCCGCTGCCCGCGCAGAGGCCGAAGCCGCCGCCCGTGCCGAAGCGGAGGCCATTGCTATTGCTGAATCCGAGGCTGAAGATGCGGCGCTGCTGGCAGAGCAGGAAGAAGCCGCCCGCTTAGCCGCGCAGGCCGGGCAGCCGCGTCCGACCAAAGAAGGTTTCTTCGCCCGCCTGAAACGCAGCCTGGTGAAAACCCGCCAGAACCTCGGGTCCGGCTTTATCAGCCTGTTCCGCGGCAAAAAAATCGACGATGACCTGTTTGAAGAGCTGGAAGAGCAGCTGCTGATCGCCGACGTTGGCGTGGAAACCACCCGCCGCATCATCGGCAACCTGACGCAGCAGGCCAGCCGTGGTCAGCTGCGCGATGCCGAAGCCTTGTACGGCCTGCTGAAAACAGAAATGGCCGGCATCCTGGCCGACGTGGAAGCGCCGCTGGATATCACGCCGAACAAGCCGTTTGTGATCCTGATGGTTGGCGTCAACGGCGTGGGTAAAACCACCACTATCGGCAAGCTGGCGCGCCAGTTCCAGGCCGAAGGCAAATCGGTGATGCTGGCCGCGGGGGATACCTTCCGCGCCGCCGCCGTTGAGCAGCTGCAGGTGTGGGGTCAGCGCAATAATATTCCGGTAGTGGCCCAGCATACCGGTGCCGATTCCGCCTCGGTGATCTTCGATGCTATCCAGGCCGCCAAAGCGCGTAACGTCGACGTGTTGATCGCCGATACCGCCGGCCGCCTGCAGAACAAAGCGCATCTGATGGAAGAGCTGAAAAAGATCACCCGCGTGATGAAGAAGCTGGACGAGGACGCGCCGCACGAGGTGATGCTGACCATTGATGCCAGCACCGGCCAGAATGCGATTAGCCAGACTAAACTGTTCCACGAGGCCGTCGGCCTGACCGGAATTACCCTGACCAAGCTGGACGGTACGGCGAAGGGTGGGGTGATCTTCTCGGTGGCCGATCAGTTCAACATTCCGATTCGCTATATCGGCGTGGGTGAAGGCATTGAAGATTTGCGATCGTTTAAGGCTGACGATTTTATTGAGGCACTTTTTGCCCGAGAGGACTAA